GGGGCGAAGTGACGATGCCGGAAGGCGCGCGCGAGCGCTGGGTGAGCACGGGCGGAATCGAACTGTGCGTGGCCGAACTGGGGGACCCAGAGCGGCCGACGGTCGTCCTGGTGCACGGCTACCCGGACAGCAAGGAGGTGTGGTCCAAGGTCGCCGCCCGGCTGGCCGGCCGTTTCCACGTGGTGCTGTACGACGTCCGGGGCCATGGCCGCTCCAGCGCGCCGAAGCCGTTGCGGGGCGGGTTCACCCTGGAGAAGCTGACGGACGACTTCCTCGCGGTCCTCGACGCGGTCAGCCCGGACCGGCCGGTGCACCTGGTGGGGCACGACTGGGGCTCGGTGCAGTCCTGGGAGTTCGTCACCGTGGCGCGCACCGAGGGCAGGATCGCGTCCTTCACCTCGATGTCCGGCCCGTCCCTGGACCACTTCGGCCACTGGATCGACACGCGGCTGAAGCGGCCCACTCCGCGCCGGGTCGGCCAACTCCTCGGTCAGGGGGCCAAGTCCTGGTACGTGTATCTGCTGCACACGCCCGCCCTGCCCGAACTCGCCTGGCGCGGGCCCCTCGGCAAGGTCTGGCCCCGGCTGCTGCGGCGGATCGAGAAGGTGCCCGACAGCGGCTATCCGACGTCGTCGCTGCCGTCGGACGCGGCCAACGGAGCCTGGCTGTACCGGGACAACGTACGGACCCGGCTGCGCCGCCCGCGCGCGGACGCACATGCGCACACGCCCGTGCAGCTCATCACCCCCCTGGGGGACATGTTTCTGTCGGAGCGGCTGTACGACGAACTGGAGCAGTGGGTTCCGCAGTTGACCCGGCGCACGCTGCCTGCCCGGCACTGGGTCCCGCGCACCCGTCCCGACCAGCTCGCCTCCTGGATCACGGAGTTCGTCACGTCGGTCGAGGGCGGACGGCCCGAGCGGCGGGCCACCGGCCGTCATGCCGACCGTTTCGGCGGGCAGCTCGTGCTGGTCACCGGCGCGGGCAGCGGCATCGGGCGGGCCACGGCGTTCGCGTTCGCCGAGGCGGGCGCGCGGGTGGTCGCCGTCGACCGGGACGCGGAGAGCGCGGCCCGCACCGCCGAGATGTCCCTTCTGATCGGCGCGCAGGGGGCGTGGGCGGAGGCGGTGGACGTCTCCGACGAGCAGGCGATGGAGAAACTGGCGGCGAAGGTGCACGCCGAGCACGGTGTGGTGGACGTGCTGGTGAACAACGCGGGGATAGGTCTGTCGGGCTCCTTCTTCGACACCACGCCCGACGACTGGCGCAGGGTCCTGGACGTCAACTTGTGGGGTGTCATCCACGGTTGCCGGATCTTCGGCGGGCGGATGGCCGAGCGCGGCCAGGGCGGCCACATCGTCAACCTGGCCTCGGCGGCCGCCTTTCAGCCCTCCAAATCCCTGCCCGCCTACAGCACTTCCAAGGCGGCGGTCCTGATGCTGAGCGAGTGCCTGCGCGCCGAACTGGCCGGCCAGGGCATCGGCGTGACGGCGATCTGCCCCGGTCTGGTGAACACCAACATCACGTCCACGGCGACTTTCGTGGGCGTGGACGCGGAGGAGGAACAGCGCCGGCAGAGACGCTCCACGCGCGTGTACGGGCTGCGCAACTACCCGCCGGAGAAGGTCGCTGACGCGATTCTGCGCGCGGTCGCGCGCAACGAGGCGGTGGTTCCGGTCACTCCGGAGGCGCGGGGCGCGTATGCCCTGTCGCGGTTCCTGCCGCGGGCGTTGCGCGCGCTGGCCCGAGCGGAGCCACCCCTGTGAGATCCGCGAACGGAACGTGCAGGACGGCGTGTTGAACTGCCTTGCCTCAACTCATGGTCAGTCACATGATCTTGGCGAACGGGGCTGAGGCGTCAGGAAGTTGTCCACAGAATCGCCAATTAACCTGTGGATAACTACAGTTGGTTGTGGATCAAACCTCGGACCCAAAATCATATGCGTGATCCACGTCTCTCCCGCCATCCTGAGGGGATGAACCAAAGAGACAAAAATGAAAGAGACACATCCGAAAAACGTACGGTGAAGGTGTCGAAGTACCTCTCGAAGCACCTGCGGCACCAGCCCGAGCGCATCGGTCTCGCCCTCGACGAGGCCGGCTGGGTCGAGATCGACACGCTGATCGCGGCGGCCACGGCGCACGGGTTCCCCTTCACCCGGGACGAACTGGACCATGTGGTCGCCGCCAACGACAAGAAGCGCTTCGCCGTCGACGGCACCCGGATCCGCGCCAGCCAGGGCCACAGCATCGACGTCGACCTGGGCCTCCCCCCGGCGACCCCGCCGTCGTACCTCTACCACGGGACCGTCGCCCGCTCCCTGGACGCGATCCGCGCCGAGGGCCTGCGGCCGATGAACCGGCACGACGTGCATCTCTCGGCCGACCGCGAGACCGCGACCCGGGTCGGCGCCCGCCGCGGCCGACCCGTCGTCCTCTCCGTGGACGCCGGAGCCATGCACCGCGACGGCCACGTCTTCCACGTCAGCGCGAACGGCGTGTGGCTGACGAAGGCCGTGCCGCCCGGGTATCTACGGTTCCCCGAGTCGCACTGAGCGCTCGTTCGGCATGATCGTCGGTATGGACCACCTCCCCAGCACCGAGGCCGCCGTCACCGCCCTCCGCGCCATCGCCACCGAGTACGGGCTCGAGATCGAGGTCACCCACGACATCGGCGCCGACCAGACCTCCCGCCGCACCGCCGCGGGAGTCGGCGTGACCACCGATCCGGACGGCTCCCTGCCCCACGAGGCATACGTCGAGCTGGGCGGCCGACCGAGCGTGAGCGTGCAGCTCTACCCGGACGACGACGCCCTGATCAGTGTCGACGGGGTCCAGTGCCCCGACATCGCCCGCGACGACGTGCCCGCCTTCCTGCGCTCCCTCTACGAGAGCCACGCCTGGGTCAAGACCCGCCGCTTTCCGCCGAGCAGCTTCCTGATGGTGCCCTTGCCCGGCGATCGCGTGCACAAGGAGTTCATCTCGGTCCTGCTCACTCCGTGGCTCGCCGGACGCGTGCGGTGACTGTTTCACGTGAAACACGGTCGGCCGCATACGCTCGATGACATGAGTCTGCGTCTGAGCACCGTGATCCTTCCGTACCGCCGCTGGCACGAGGGCGGCCGTTCGGCCTGGACACGTGCCGAACAGCTCGGCTTCCACACCGCGTACACCTACGACCACCTGTCCTGGCGCAGCTTCCGCGACGGCCCGTGGTTCGGGGCCGTCCCGACGCTGACCGCCGCCGCGGCCGTCACCGACCGGATCCGCCTGGGCACGCTGGTGACCTCGCCGAACTTCCGGCACCCGGTGACCCTCGCCAAGGATCTGATCTCCCTGGACGACATCTCCGGCGGCCGGGTGACCCTGGGCATCGGCGCGGGCGGCACCGGCTTCGACGCCACCGCCCTCGGCCAGGAGCCCTGGACCCCGCGCGAGCGGGCCGAGCGGTTCGCCGAGTTCGTGCCACTGCTCGACCGGCTGCTCACGGAGGACTCCGTGTCGTACGAGGGCGACTACTACGCGGCGCACGAGGCACGCAACATCCCCGGCTGCGCGCAGCGTCCGCGACTCCCCTTCGCCATCGCCGCGACCGGTCCGCGCGGACTGCGGCTCGCGGCGCGGCACGGGCAGGCGTGGGTGACCACCGGCGACCCCAGGCTGTACGAGAACGGCACCCCCGAGCAGTCGGTCCAGGCCCTGCGCGACCAGGTCGAGAAGCTCACCGACGCCTGCGCGGTCCTCGGCCGGGACGTGGCCGAGCTGGACAAGATCCTGCTCACCGGGTTCACCCCGGACCGCGGCCGCCCGCTGGAGTCGCTGGACGCCTTCGTCGACTTCGCGGGCCGCCACCGGGAGCTCGGCTTCACGGAGCTCGTGGTCCACTGGCCCATCCCGGACTCCGACTTCGCCGCGGACGAGAAGCTCTTCGAGCGGATCGCCATGGAGGCCCCGGCCCAGCTCCGCTGACCGACCTCGGGCCCCTGTGGGCGGGCTCTCGCACGGTCGTCCGGGCCCATACGCGAGAATGGCCCGGTGACCTCAGCGACTCGACAGCCCGAGACCCCGGCCGCCGCCCTCCCGCCGCGGCTGATCGCCACCGATCTCGACGGCACTCTGCTGCGCGACGACAAGTCGGTGTCGCCGCGCACGGTCGCCGCCCTCGCAGCCGCCGAGGAGGCGGGCATCGAGGTCTTCTTCGTCACAGGCCGCCCGGCCCGCTGGATGGACGTCGTCAGCGACCATGTCCACGGGCACGGCCTGGCGATCTGCGGCAACGGGGCCGCGGTGGTCGACCTGCACGGCGGCCCCGGCAGCCACCGGTTCGTGAAGGTGCGCGAGCTGGAGCGGGACAACGCGCTGGACGCCGTACGCCTGCTGCGGGAGGCGGCGCCCGGCACGGTGTACGCGGTGGAGCAGACGTACGGCTTCTACCAGGAGCCGGCGTATCCGAAGCTGCACCTGGAGATCCCCGACAGCCTCGCGTCGGCCGAGCGGCTGCTGGCGCCGGACGCGCCCGGGGCGGGGGAGCCGGTGCTGAAGATCCTCGCGTTCCACCCCACGCTCGACCCCGACGCCTTCCTCGCCACGGCGCGGCTGGCCATCGGCGACCGCGCCACCGTCACCCGCTCCAGCCCCAGCGCCCTGCTGGAGATCAGCGGCCCCGACGTCTCCAAAGCCAGCACGCTCGCGCTGTGCTGTGCGGAGCGGGGCATCTCCCCCGCGGAGG
This window of the Streptomyces sp. NBC_01275 genome carries:
- a CDS encoding SDR family oxidoreductase, with the translated sequence MTMPEGARERWVSTGGIELCVAELGDPERPTVVLVHGYPDSKEVWSKVAARLAGRFHVVLYDVRGHGRSSAPKPLRGGFTLEKLTDDFLAVLDAVSPDRPVHLVGHDWGSVQSWEFVTVARTEGRIASFTSMSGPSLDHFGHWIDTRLKRPTPRRVGQLLGQGAKSWYVYLLHTPALPELAWRGPLGKVWPRLLRRIEKVPDSGYPTSSLPSDAANGAWLYRDNVRTRLRRPRADAHAHTPVQLITPLGDMFLSERLYDELEQWVPQLTRRTLPARHWVPRTRPDQLASWITEFVTSVEGGRPERRATGRHADRFGGQLVLVTGAGSGIGRATAFAFAEAGARVVAVDRDAESAARTAEMSLLIGAQGAWAEAVDVSDEQAMEKLAAKVHAEHGVVDVLVNNAGIGLSGSFFDTTPDDWRRVLDVNLWGVIHGCRIFGGRMAERGQGGHIVNLASAAAFQPSKSLPAYSTSKAAVLMLSECLRAELAGQGIGVTAICPGLVNTNITSTATFVGVDAEEEQRRQRRSTRVYGLRNYPPEKVADAILRAVARNEAVVPVTPEARGAYALSRFLPRALRALARAEPPL
- a CDS encoding Cof-type HAD-IIB family hydrolase — its product is MTSATRQPETPAAALPPRLIATDLDGTLLRDDKSVSPRTVAALAAAEEAGIEVFFVTGRPARWMDVVSDHVHGHGLAICGNGAAVVDLHGGPGSHRFVKVRELERDNALDAVRLLREAAPGTVYAVEQTYGFYQEPAYPKLHLEIPDSLASAERLLAPDAPGAGEPVLKILAFHPTLDPDAFLATARLAIGDRATVTRSSPSALLEISGPDVSKASTLALCCAERGISPAEVVAFGDMPNDVEMLTWAGRSYAMGNAHPDVIAAASGQTVANNEDGVAVVIEKLLAERG
- a CDS encoding RNA 2'-phosphotransferase, with product MNQRDKNERDTSEKRTVKVSKYLSKHLRHQPERIGLALDEAGWVEIDTLIAAATAHGFPFTRDELDHVVAANDKKRFAVDGTRIRASQGHSIDVDLGLPPATPPSYLYHGTVARSLDAIRAEGLRPMNRHDVHLSADRETATRVGARRGRPVVLSVDAGAMHRDGHVFHVSANGVWLTKAVPPGYLRFPESH
- a CDS encoding LLM class flavin-dependent oxidoreductase, with the protein product MSLRLSTVILPYRRWHEGGRSAWTRAEQLGFHTAYTYDHLSWRSFRDGPWFGAVPTLTAAAAVTDRIRLGTLVTSPNFRHPVTLAKDLISLDDISGGRVTLGIGAGGTGFDATALGQEPWTPRERAERFAEFVPLLDRLLTEDSVSYEGDYYAAHEARNIPGCAQRPRLPFAIAATGPRGLRLAARHGQAWVTTGDPRLYENGTPEQSVQALRDQVEKLTDACAVLGRDVAELDKILLTGFTPDRGRPLESLDAFVDFAGRHRELGFTELVVHWPIPDSDFAADEKLFERIAMEAPAQLR